The Cricetulus griseus strain 17A/GY chromosome 9, alternate assembly CriGri-PICRH-1.0, whole genome shotgun sequence genome has a segment encoding these proteins:
- the LOC107978504 gene encoding vomeronasal type-1 receptor 4-like, with translation MIWLRNILIDLKEKVLTDRMESGDLVIEIVISLQSALGILGNVSFLVYYLLVYYNKHTLKTVDLILTHVFTSNSLIILSTGLPQIMRAFEWKRFFNDVECKLILYIQRLGRSMSITSTCLLSVFQAITISPSVSYYKDFQIKFPKYVHLSISSLWILYVIVNMFFPMYTSTKSNSENKTKKTYFEFCPGFSHDKIVETMYTAFWVFPEVLFSILIVCSSISMIVILYGHKKRVQYILSTQASTRISPESRATQNILVLVCTFLAFNTISSILLGYITLYFNPNLWLRNITTIISMCFPSLSPFVTSHDSIISGFCFSFIRNIKRK, from the coding sequence ATGATTTGGCTCAGAAACATACtgattgatttaaaagaaaaagtgctGACTGACAGAATGGAGTCCGGAGACTTGGTTATAGAAATAGTGATCTCACTTCAGAGTGCActtggaattctgggaaatgtatctTTTCTTGTCTACTATCTACTCGTTTACTACAATAAACACACATTAAAGACTGTAGACTTAATTCTTACACATGTGTTCACATCAAATTCCTTAATCATTCTCTCTACAGGCTTGCCTCAGATAATGAGAGCTTTTGAGTGGAAAAGGTTCTTCAATGATGTTGAATGcaaacttattttatatattcagaGACTTGGCAGGAGCATGTCCATcacctccacctgcctcttgagtgtcttCCAGGCCATCACTATCAGTCCTAGTGTATCCTATTATaaagattttcaaataaaattcccAAAATATGTTCacctctccatttcctccctctggATCCTGTATGTGATAGTGAATATGTTTTTCCCCATGTATACATCTACTAAAAGTAATAgcgaaaataagacaaaaaagacatattttgaattttgtccAGGTTTCAGTCATGACAAAATAGTAGAGACAATGTATACAGCATTTTGGGTGTTCCCTGAAGTCTTATTTTCTATACTCATTGTATGTTCCAGCATCTCCATGATTGTCATACTCTATGGACACAAGAAAAGGGTTCAGTACATCCTCAGCACTCAGGCCTCCACCAGAATTTCCCCTGAATCCAGAGCCACACAGAACATCCTGGTCTTGGTTTGCACCTTTCTAGCCTTTAATACCATCTCCTCTATTTTACTAGGCTACATAACCCTTTATTTTAATCCCAATTTGTGGCTTAGAAATATCACAACAattatttctatgtgttttccttctttaagtCCCTTTGTGACGAGTCATGATTCTATTATTTCTGgattttgcttttcctttataaggaaTATCAAAAGGAAATAA